CCCTCGCCGCGCAGGGCCGAGGGGTTGGTGGTCGCCTCGAACAGGCCGCCTATCCCGCCGGTCGCCAGGACCACGGCCGGTGCGAAGACTTCGTCCAGCCTTCCATGTCCCTGGCCGCCGCGCCGCTCGATCACCGCGCCACGCACCCGGCCGTCGACGTCGCGGATCAGGCCGCGCAGCCGCCCGTCCTCCCAGATCTCGATGCCCTTCACCGCCCGCGCGGCGGCGACCACAGCCGACAGGATGGCCCGGCCCGCGCCGTCGCCGCCGACCCGCGCCACGCGCGGCAGGCTGTGGGCCGCCTCCAGGCTGACGGAAAAGCCGCCGTCGGCGTCGCGGTCGAAGGGCGCGCCCAGCGCCGCCAGCCACTCGACCGTCTCGCGCCCCCGCATCGTCAGGGCGCGCGCCGCCTCAGCCTCGACCAGACCGGCGCCCGCCCCCTCGGTGTCCTTGGCGTGCAAGGCCGCGCTGTCGTGCGGCGAGAGGGCCGCCGCCATCCCGCCCTGCGCCCAGGCCGACGAACAGGCGTTCAGCAAGGGCTCCGGCGTCACCACCAGCACCTTGCCGTTCGGACCGAGCGCCTCGGCCGCCTCCAGCGCCGCCGACAGGCCCGCCAGCCCGCCGCCGATGATCAGGGGCCCGTCATGACGGATGCGCGCCATGGCCTAGCGGCCTCCCACCCCGAAGAAACGCAGCCCCATCTCGAAGGCCGGCTCGACCGCCCCGCCCGTCAGGGGCAGCAGGGCGCCGATCGCCGCCGCCGCGCAGACCACCGCCGTCAGCAGATAGAGGGCCAGGCTTCGCCCCGCCTCGGGCCAGCTCAGCTGTCCCCAGGCCGCCCGCCACACGCCGCGCTTCAGATGGCCGATCACCGCCAGCCCCAGGAAGACGGCGAGGATCAGCCGCCCCGTCGACAGCCCCCACCACACCGCCAGTCCGCCGACGGCCAGCAGGGCGACCTGCTCCAGCCGCGGATGCACCCGGGTCAGCACCGGCCCCAGCGCCTTGGACCCGTCCAGCGGCGGCGCGGGCAGCAGGTTCAACAGGTTGATCATGGCGATGAAGAAGGCGCCCATCAGCCATTCCGGCGACTTCATCGTCACGCCCACGGCCACAAAGGGGATCATCGCCAGCAGGCCGAACGCCGGCCCCGCCAGCGACACCAGCACCCCGTGCCATTCGCTCTTCGGCGCGCGCTGGCCCTTCGCCAGTCCGCCCAGGAACGGAATGATATAGATGCGCGCCGGGCCCATGCCGACGCGGTTCATCGCCAGCACATGGCCGTACTCATGCACGAACAGGCCGAACAGGACCGCCCCCGCCACGACCCAGCTGCCGGTCAGGAACCACAGGAAACCCGCCATCAACAGGGTGGAGACCACCGCCCAGACCGGGTGCTGCCCCTTGTCTTCGCGCGGCGTGTCGTGACGCGCGCTGTAGCGCGGAGTCTCGCGCTCCGGCGTTCGCACAGGCGGGGGCGTCGACCCGTCGCGCGCCCCCCAAGGCCCCTGAACGCTCATCCTTCTCCCCTCGGGGGAGAAGGTGGACGGCGAAGCCGGACGGACGAGGGGGACGCTCGCCACCCCTTCGACGTCCAGCATGTATCAGGCAGCCCCCTCATCCGAGGCGCTGCGCGCCCCACCTTCTCCCCCGAGGGGAGAAGGATTGCGGATAGGGCCATCAGATCAACTCCACGTCGACGTGATGCCGCGCCTTGACCAGGTCATAGCGCGCAGGCTTCGACGGCGGCGGCAGATCGATCATCCGCTGCACCGCCAGAGCGGCGCGCTCGGCCATCTCGGGCGCCACCGTCACCTCGAACTTCATGTCGCGCAGGCAGTCGCGGATGTTCTCCAGGGTGATGCGCTTCATGTGCGGGCACAGGTTGCACGGGCCGATGAAGTCGACGCCGGGCACGTCGCCCTTGACGTTCGAGGCCATGGAGCACTCGGTGATCATCACCACCTGCTTCGGCTTGCGCGCCGCGACATAGTCGATCATCGCCGCCGTCGACCCGGCGAAGTCCGACGCCGCCAGCACCTCTTCCGGGCATTCCGGGTGGGCCAGGATCTCAGCCCCCGGATAGGCGGCGCGCATCTCCTTGATGTCGTCTGCGGTGAAGCGCTCGTGCACCTCGCAGCGGCCCGCCCAGGCGATGATGCCCACGGTCGTCTGGGCCGCGACGTTGCGCGCCAGATATTCGTCGGGGATCAGGATGACCTTGTCGACGCCCCACTCCTTGGCCGCCCATTCGACGACCTGGACGGCGTTGGCGCTGGTGCAGCAGATGTCGGTCTCGGCCTTCACATCGGCCGTGGTGTTCACATAGGTGACGACCGGCAGGCCCGGGTGCCGCTCCTTGATCAGCCGCACGTCCGCCCCCGTGATCGAGGAAGCCAGCGAACAGCCCGCGCGCAGGTCGGGGATCAGCACCGTCTTGTCCGGCGACAGGATCTTGGACGTCTCGGCCATGAAGTGAACGCCCGCCTGAACGATCACCTTGGCGTCCGAGCGCGCGGCCTCTTTGGCCAGCCCCAGGCTGTCGCCGACATAGTCGCCCACCCCGTGAAAGATCTCGGGCGTCATGTAGTTGTGGGCCAGGATGACCGCGTCGCGTTCGCGTTTCAGCCGGTTGATCTCGCTGATCAGCCGCGCCTGCTGCGGCCATTCCAGCGGGGTGACGAAGTCCTTGACCTTGTCCCACACCGGAGCGGTCTCTTCCGCCAGTTCCCTCGACAGACCGAAAGCGCCGTCCGCCATCATCCCTACTCCTGCAACGGCCGTCTGCGCGGCCCCGACTTATGCTCAAACTTAGCATAAGCAGGAACAATGTAGGCCGTTCCGCCCACGGCGCAAGGGAAAAGGACGCCGCCGCCTGATGAGCGGGCGAAAGCTTGGCTTGCCTTAGGTGGAGAGACTGGGCGGCTTAGAGGTCGCGCATCTGCTTTTGCGCCGCGCTGAAATACTGCCAGCCGGTCCACAGGGTGACGATAGCGGCCAGCCAGATCAGGGCGTCCGAAAACAGCTGGAAGGCCGGCAGGTAGTCGAACGGCAAGCCCCAACCGTCCCAGTTGCGGGCGAACAGCTGGCACCCCAGAGCCACCATCTGCAGCGTCGTCTTCCACTTGGCGGCCAGGGTGACCGGCAGCTTGATGCGGCCGGCCATCGTTTCGCGCAGGGCCGATACGGCGAACTCGCGGAACAGGATCAGGCCGCAGGGGATGATGATCTGCTGCACCGAACCGCTCGTCAGCACGCCCAGCACGGCGCCGGTGACCAGGATCTTGTCGGCGATGGGGTCCAGAATGGCGCCCCAGCGCGTCTCGGCGTTCCAGCGGCGAGCCAGGTAGCCGTCGATCCAGTCGGTCGAGGCGGCGATGACGAAGATCCAGAACCCCGTCCGGTACATGGCGAACTGGTCGTCAGGGCTCAGCCAGGCCGAGACGAAGGGGAAGCCGCTGGTCGCCCCCGCCAGCAGCAAGAACATGAGGATCCCCGCCCCCAGCCGCAGGCCG
Above is a window of Brevundimonas naejangsanensis DNA encoding:
- the pgsA gene encoding CDP-diacylglycerol--glycerol-3-phosphate 3-phosphatidyltransferase; its protein translation is MAPAYKAIPNILTGLRLGAGILMFLLLAGATSGFPFVSAWLSPDDQFAMYRTGFWIFVIAASTDWIDGYLARRWNAETRWGAILDPIADKILVTGAVLGVLTSGSVQQIIIPCGLILFREFAVSALRETMAGRIKLPVTLAAKWKTTLQMVALGCQLFARNWDGWGLPFDYLPAFQLFSDALIWLAAIVTLWTGWQYFSAAQKQMRDL
- the nadA gene encoding quinolinate synthase NadA; this encodes MADGAFGLSRELAEETAPVWDKVKDFVTPLEWPQQARLISEINRLKRERDAVILAHNYMTPEIFHGVGDYVGDSLGLAKEAARSDAKVIVQAGVHFMAETSKILSPDKTVLIPDLRAGCSLASSITGADVRLIKERHPGLPVVTYVNTTADVKAETDICCTSANAVQVVEWAAKEWGVDKVILIPDEYLARNVAAQTTVGIIAWAGRCEVHERFTADDIKEMRAAYPGAEILAHPECPEEVLAASDFAGSTAAMIDYVAARKPKQVVMITECSMASNVKGDVPGVDFIGPCNLCPHMKRITLENIRDCLRDMKFEVTVAPEMAERAALAVQRMIDLPPPSKPARYDLVKARHHVDVELI
- a CDS encoding metalloprotease, with translation MSVQGPWGARDGSTPPPVRTPERETPRYSARHDTPREDKGQHPVWAVVSTLLMAGFLWFLTGSWVVAGAVLFGLFVHEYGHVLAMNRVGMGPARIYIIPFLGGLAKGQRAPKSEWHGVLVSLAGPAFGLLAMIPFVAVGVTMKSPEWLMGAFFIAMINLLNLLPAPPLDGSKALGPVLTRVHPRLEQVALLAVGGLAVWWGLSTGRLILAVFLGLAVIGHLKRGVWRAAWGQLSWPEAGRSLALYLLTAVVCAAAAIGALLPLTGGAVEPAFEMGLRFFGVGGR